In Hippocampus zosterae strain Florida chromosome 3, ASM2543408v3, whole genome shotgun sequence, a genomic segment contains:
- the psmd7 gene encoding 26S proteasome non-ATPase regulatory subunit 7 — translation MPELAVENVVVHPLVLLSVVDHFNRIGKVGNQKRVVGVLLGSWQKKVLDVSNSFAVPFDEDDRDDSVWFLDHDYLENMYGMFKKVNARERIVGWYHTGPKLHKNDIAINELIKQYCTNSVLVIIDVKPKDLGLPTEAYISVEEIHDDGTPTSKTFEHVTSEIGAEEAEEVGVEHLLRDIKDTTVGTLSQRITNQVHGLKGLNSKLLEIRSYLERVVAGKLPINHQIIYQLQDVFNLLPDVNLLEFTKAFYLKTNDQMLVVYLASLIRSVVALHNLINNKISNRDAEKKEGQEKEEGKKEKKDDKEKKEDKDKTDSSKKDEKKKK, via the exons ATGCCGGAGCTAGCGGTGGAAAATGTGGTCGTTCACCCGTTGGTATTGCTCAGCGTTGTCGACCATTTTAACAG AATAGGCAAGGTTGGCAATCAGAAAAGAGTGGTGGGCGTCCTCTTGGGGTCCTGGCAGAAAAAAGTACTTGACGTTTCAAATAGCTTTGCAG TACCGTTCGACGAGGATGACAGGGATGACTCCGTGTGGTTCTTGGACCACGACTACTTGGAGAACATGTATGGGATGTTCAAAAAAGTCAATG CCAGAGAAAGAATTGTAGGGTGGTACCATACGGGGCCCAAGTTGCACAAGAATGACATAGCCATCAATGAGCTCATCAAGCAGTACTGTACCAATTCT GTTTTAGTCATTATTGACGTGAAGCCCAAAGACCTCGGCCTTCCCACAGAAGCTTACATCTCTGTAGAAGAAATACATGAC GATGGAACACCAACATCCAAAACGTTTGAGCATGTCACCAGCGAGATTGGAGCTGAGGAAGCGGAAGAAGTGGGAGTGGAGCACCTGCTCAG AGATATCAAAGACACCACAGTGGGCACACTGTCGCAGCGCATCACAAATCAAGTCCACGGCCTGAAGGGGCTCAACTCCAAGCTGCTGGAAATCCGCTCGTACCTGGAGAGGGTAGTGGCTGGCAAGCTTCCCATCAACCACCAGATCATCTACCAGCTGCAGGATGTCTTCAACCTGTTGCCCGATGTAAATCTGCTG GAGTTCACCAAGGCCTTCTACCTGAAGACCAACGACCAGATGCTGGTGGTCTACCTGGCATCGCTCATCCGCTCCGTGGTGGCCCTGCACAACCTGATCAACAACAAGATCTCCAACAGAGACGCAGAGAAGAAGGAGGgccaggagaaggaggagggtaagaaagagaagaaggatgacaaggagaagaaagaGGACAAGGACAAAACGGACAGCAGCAAGAAagatgagaaaaagaagaaatga